One window from the genome of Xenorhabdus bovienii SS-2004 encodes:
- the astD gene encoding succinylglutamate-semialdehyde dehydrogenase has product MNHQANYIGSGWVAGQGEPVIKYSPLDQRILWQANSASVSQVNDACQSARRAFPAWAKLTAEKRIAIIQAFADLLTQEKEAIARVISEETSKPLWETRTEVQSMIGKVAISIEGWQQRTGYSETPMPDGKAILQHRPHGVMAVFGPYNFPGHLPNGHIVPALIAGNTLVFKPSELTPMTAEKTVQLWIKAGLPAGVLNLVQGGRETGGALLDSREIDGVLFTGSAATGFHFHRVLAGQPEKMLALEMGGNNALIVDDYDDLEAAVYTIIQSAFISAGQRCTCARRLLVKRGEKGDALIQRLLDTAGQIIPSRWDADPQPFIGGVISLPAVENLLDAQSRLQALGGVSLLTMTQPDPDSTFMTPGIIDLTDAKEVPDEEYFGPLLTLKRYDTFEEAISIANDTRFGLATGLISPDAALFEHLLQEARAGIVNWNKPLTGASSAAPFGGIGASGNHRPSAYYAADYCAWPMASLTADKLVLPDAPAPGLDFFRS; this is encoded by the coding sequence ATGAATCATCAAGCAAATTATATCGGTAGCGGGTGGGTAGCAGGGCAAGGCGAACCCGTCATCAAATATTCCCCTCTTGATCAGCGGATTTTATGGCAGGCAAACAGTGCTTCTGTCAGTCAAGTAAATGACGCGTGTCAATCTGCCCGCAGGGCGTTCCCGGCATGGGCGAAACTGACGGCTGAAAAACGTATAGCTATTATTCAGGCGTTTGCTGATTTACTCACACAGGAAAAAGAGGCCATTGCCCGTGTGATCAGCGAAGAAACCAGTAAGCCTTTGTGGGAAACAAGGACAGAAGTTCAGTCTATGATTGGCAAAGTTGCTATTTCCATTGAGGGATGGCAACAGCGGACTGGCTATTCAGAAACGCCTATGCCAGATGGCAAGGCGATATTACAGCACCGTCCCCACGGCGTGATGGCGGTTTTCGGCCCTTATAATTTTCCCGGCCATTTACCTAACGGCCATATTGTTCCGGCGTTGATTGCCGGTAATACACTGGTGTTTAAGCCGAGTGAACTGACCCCCATGACGGCGGAAAAAACCGTGCAATTATGGATCAAAGCGGGGTTGCCTGCGGGTGTGTTGAATCTGGTTCAAGGGGGAAGGGAAACTGGCGGTGCATTGCTGGATAGCCGTGAGATTGACGGTGTGTTGTTTACCGGCAGTGCAGCGACAGGGTTTCATTTCCACCGCGTACTTGCGGGTCAGCCTGAAAAAATGCTGGCGCTGGAAATGGGCGGCAACAATGCTCTGATTGTGGATGATTATGACGATCTTGAGGCCGCGGTTTACACCATCATCCAATCTGCGTTTATTTCTGCTGGGCAGCGCTGTACCTGTGCCCGCAGGCTGTTGGTAAAACGTGGAGAGAAGGGGGATGCTCTGATTCAACGGCTACTTGATACCGCAGGTCAGATTATCCCGTCTCGCTGGGATGCCGATCCCCAACCGTTTATAGGCGGGGTGATCTCGTTGCCCGCAGTAGAAAATCTGCTGGATGCTCAGTCACGATTACAGGCATTGGGCGGCGTTTCGCTGCTGACTATGACTCAACCTGATCCTGACTCAACGTTTATGACACCCGGCATTATCGATCTGACCGATGCCAAAGAGGTTCCTGACGAAGAATATTTTGGACCTCTGTTAACCTTGAAGCGTTATGACACTTTTGAAGAAGCCATCTCTATCGCAAATGATACGCGCTTTGGTCTTGCAACGGGGTTAATTTCGCCGGATGCCGCTCTATTCGAGCATCTGTTGCAGGAGGCGAGGGCAGGGATTGTGAATTGGAACAAACCGTTGACCGGCGCCTCCAGCGCTGCCCCGTTCGGTGGTATTGGTGCATCGGGCAATCATCGTCCCAGTGCGTACTATGCCGCAGATTATTGTGCCTGGCCAATGGCATCTCTGACGGCAGACAAGCTGGTTTTACCTGATGCACCGGCGCCGGGTCTGGATTTTTTCCGTTCCTGA
- the astA gene encoding arginine N-succinyltransferase gives MMLFRSVQHKDLGDILDLSSRAGVGLTSLPHNQEYLTARISRSIDSFNDVNGRAQQGFLFTLEDTEKHRVVGVSALEVAVGLEDAFYNFRLQRSVRASRELGVYNTFETLMVGQDYTGCSELCTLFLDPDYQGGGNGVFLSRSRFLFISAFRHLFPKSIFAEMRGVVDLQGESPFWNALGQHFFNIPFAQADYLTGIGIRTFIAELMPFHPIYVPLLPEDAQKAIGQVHENTVPARAILEKEGFFYNDGVDIFDAGAILQAEIDNVRSIKASRLAYVKKSEKVSRQSNGVPCIVSNVHFQDFKALLLNIPDPFSYDELQLTPAEMEVLHVDEGDAVRFISLFSEGSSQ, from the coding sequence ATGATGCTATTTAGATCCGTTCAACATAAAGATTTAGGAGATATTCTCGATCTTTCGTCCCGTGCTGGCGTTGGTCTGACATCGCTGCCACATAATCAGGAATACCTGACGGCACGGATTTCACGCAGCATTGATTCATTTAACGATGTAAATGGACGAGCACAGCAGGGATTCCTATTTACTCTGGAAGATACGGAGAAGCATCGTGTTGTTGGTGTTAGTGCACTGGAAGTTGCGGTAGGGCTGGAAGACGCATTCTATAATTTCCGTTTACAGCGGTCGGTGCGTGCATCCCGTGAACTGGGCGTTTACAACACATTTGAAACGCTTATGGTGGGGCAGGATTATACGGGGTGTAGTGAGTTATGTACGTTGTTCCTCGACCCTGATTATCAGGGGGGAGGTAATGGTGTTTTCCTTTCCAGAAGCCGCTTCCTGTTTATTTCGGCATTCAGGCATCTCTTTCCAAAATCTATTTTTGCGGAAATGCGTGGGGTGGTGGATCTACAGGGAGAATCCCCGTTTTGGAATGCCCTTGGGCAACACTTTTTCAATATCCCTTTCGCTCAGGCCGATTACTTGACCGGCATTGGTATAAGAACGTTTATTGCGGAATTGATGCCATTCCATCCCATTTATGTACCTCTACTGCCGGAAGATGCGCAGAAAGCCATCGGTCAGGTGCATGAAAATACCGTACCCGCTCGCGCTATCTTAGAAAAGGAAGGTTTCTTCTATAACGATGGGGTCGATATTTTTGATGCAGGTGCCATCTTGCAAGCAGAAATTGATAATGTGCGTTCGATCAAGGCAAGTCGGCTTGCCTATGTCAAAAAAAGCGAAAAGGTCTCCCGACAGAGTAATGGGGTGCCGTGTATTGTTTCCAATGTGCACTTTCAGGACTTTAAGGCACTGCTCCTGAATATCCCTGATCCGTTTAGTTATGATGAACTGCAACTGACTCCTGCGGAGATGGAAGTGCTCCATGTGGATGAGGGGGATGCTGTGCGCTTTATTTCTCTTTTTTCTGAGGGATCTTCACAATGA
- a CDS encoding aspartate aminotransferase family protein yields MSNTIQRSWFDQYMVPCFSPAQFIPVRAKGSRVWDQEGKEYVDFAGGIAVNSLGHANDELKKVLTSQIESMWHVGNGYTNEPVLKLAKTLVENTFADKVFFCNSGAEANEAALKIARKYALDKYGSHKNEIISFENSFHGRTLFTVTVGGQPKYSQDFAPLPQQISHLPYNNIDAIKAHISENTCAVIVEPIIGEGGVIPADPAFLKALRELCDQHQALLIFDEIQTGVGRTGYFYAYEETGVEPDILTSAKGLGGGFPIGAMLVKQPIADVFQPGSHGTTFGGNPLAAAVANQVVALVNQPEFLAGVQERHHKFIKRMSDLNQRYHVFSELRGKGLLLGAELEKKYQGKAKTLSNIAAEEGLIALIAGPNVLRFAPALNIEEQDINDGFARLENALKRFVQE; encoded by the coding sequence ATGTCAAACACGATTCAGAGAAGCTGGTTTGATCAGTATATGGTCCCTTGTTTTTCACCGGCTCAATTTATTCCTGTCCGCGCCAAAGGTTCTCGTGTATGGGATCAGGAAGGGAAAGAATACGTTGATTTTGCCGGTGGTATCGCGGTGAACTCATTGGGACATGCCAATGATGAGTTAAAGAAAGTATTAACTTCTCAAATAGAAAGTATGTGGCATGTTGGTAATGGTTATACGAATGAACCTGTTTTGAAACTGGCAAAAACACTTGTCGAAAATACCTTTGCTGATAAGGTTTTTTTCTGTAATTCGGGTGCTGAAGCAAATGAAGCTGCACTAAAGATTGCGAGAAAATATGCTTTAGATAAATATGGCAGTCATAAAAACGAAATCATTTCATTTGAAAATTCCTTCCACGGTAGAACATTATTTACGGTGACTGTGGGCGGCCAACCCAAATACTCACAAGATTTCGCGCCATTGCCGCAACAAATTAGCCATCTTCCCTATAACAATATTGACGCTATCAAAGCCCACATTTCGGAAAATACTTGCGCTGTGATTGTGGAACCTATCATTGGTGAAGGCGGTGTCATTCCTGCTGATCCTGCCTTCCTGAAAGCTTTGCGGGAACTGTGTGACCAACATCAGGCATTGTTGATTTTTGATGAAATCCAGACAGGAGTTGGTCGGACAGGGTATTTTTATGCTTACGAAGAAACAGGTGTTGAGCCAGATATCCTGACTAGCGCCAAAGGTCTTGGTGGCGGTTTTCCTATCGGAGCCATGCTGGTTAAACAGCCTATAGCAGACGTTTTCCAGCCGGGTTCACACGGTACAACATTCGGCGGTAATCCGCTGGCGGCGGCGGTTGCCAATCAGGTAGTTGCTTTAGTTAACCAACCGGAGTTTCTGGCGGGAGTACAAGAGCGTCATCATAAATTTATCAAGCGTATGTCAGATTTGAACCAACGTTATCACGTGTTCAGTGAATTACGTGGAAAAGGCTTGCTGCTGGGAGCCGAACTGGAGAAAAAATATCAGGGTAAGGCTAAAACCCTGAGCAATATCGCTGCGGAAGAAGGGTTGATTGCCTTGATTGCCGGTCCAAATGTGTTGCGTTTTGCCCCTGCGTTAAATATCGAAGAGCAGGACATCAATGACGGTTTCGCCCGTCTTGAAAACGCCCTCAAGCGATTTGTTCAGGAATAA
- a CDS encoding ABC-F family ATP-binding cassette domain-containing protein, translating into MSTLLSTQNLSFHHGHTPLLADISISINKGEKIGLIGYNGCGKSTLLKLLSSKLSPNEGTVTLANHCILAYTEQHLPVTLHSMTLIEAVLDKLPAEQRIEDNWRAEILLSEMGFQPEQHSLAISALSGGQHTRLLLARALIINPDLLLLDEPSNHLDLPTILWLEQFLTQWCGSFILVSHDNTLLDHLTNCTWILRDGNVSLYRLPCSQAREAQTAQDLSDEHRHNAQQKEIDRIAHSAKRLAIWGKVYDNEALSRKAKQMEKHVDRLQDCQVELAVSSQWRLKLTGDILRADRLCEFNQLTVIPAPSCPPLYKTDNLSVKSGDRIAIMGANGTGKSSLLRMILAQSQSQTLTLPDSPLVLHPRVNLGYYDQKLAQLSDSDTLSDALKPFAALLDKQRKMALISAGFPYLRHQQTVASLSGGERARLLFIGLSLAKYSLLMLDEPTNHLDMDGKNTLRDEIRLFAGGLLLVSHDRELIEQSCNRYWYIDGQRLTEYHDLDAVYQKIRHANSNTQTGSAPVSTFSLEPSSEVLSNDDEMKLAELISLEEKLATDLQRKAAHQKPILQQQWRERVAQLRRQLSLD; encoded by the coding sequence ATGAGTACATTATTATCAACCCAAAATCTGTCATTCCATCACGGTCACACTCCACTGTTAGCCGATATTTCTATCTCCATTAATAAAGGCGAGAAAATCGGTCTGATCGGGTATAACGGTTGTGGAAAAAGTACGCTACTGAAATTACTTTCTTCCAAATTATCACCGAATGAAGGAACCGTAACACTGGCAAATCACTGCATTCTGGCCTACACCGAACAGCATTTACCGGTTACATTGCACAGTATGACGCTGATTGAGGCTGTGTTGGATAAACTGCCGGCAGAACAACGAATTGAGGACAATTGGCGGGCGGAAATTTTGTTAAGTGAAATGGGGTTTCAGCCGGAGCAACACAGTCTGGCGATCTCAGCACTCAGTGGCGGTCAGCATACGCGCTTATTACTGGCGCGGGCGCTTATCATTAACCCAGATTTATTATTGCTGGATGAGCCGAGTAACCATCTCGATTTGCCGACAATTCTCTGGCTTGAGCAATTTCTGACACAGTGGTGCGGCAGTTTTATTCTAGTTTCTCATGACAATACACTGTTGGATCACTTAACGAATTGCACCTGGATATTACGCGACGGTAATGTGTCTCTCTATCGTCTTCCGTGCTCGCAAGCCCGTGAAGCGCAGACAGCACAAGATCTCAGTGATGAACACCGCCATAACGCGCAGCAAAAAGAGATTGATCGCATCGCGCACAGTGCCAAACGTCTGGCTATCTGGGGCAAAGTGTACGATAACGAAGCGCTTTCCCGTAAAGCCAAACAAATGGAGAAACACGTCGACCGTTTGCAGGACTGTCAGGTTGAACTGGCTGTTAGCAGCCAATGGCGGTTGAAACTGACCGGTGATATTTTGCGTGCAGATCGCCTGTGTGAGTTCAATCAACTGACGGTGATCCCGGCACCGTCCTGCCCACCACTATATAAAACGGACAATTTATCCGTGAAAAGCGGTGATCGCATTGCAATTATGGGTGCGAACGGAACCGGAAAATCATCTCTGTTAAGAATGATTTTGGCACAATCGCAATCTCAGACTCTGACGCTGCCGGATAGTCCTCTTGTACTGCATCCGCGTGTCAATCTTGGGTATTACGACCAGAAACTGGCACAGTTGTCCGATAGTGATACGCTGTCTGATGCCTTAAAACCGTTTGCTGCCCTGCTAGACAAACAGCGGAAAATGGCGTTGATCAGCGCGGGGTTTCCGTATTTGCGCCATCAACAAACAGTCGCATCATTGAGTGGTGGTGAACGCGCCAGACTGTTATTCATCGGCCTGAGTTTGGCGAAATATTCATTATTGATGCTGGATGAACCAACCAACCATTTGGATATGGATGGTAAAAATACGCTTCGCGATGAAATCCGGCTGTTCGCGGGTGGATTATTGCTGGTCAGCCATGATCGTGAATTGATTGAGCAAAGCTGTAACCGTTATTGGTATATTGATGGTCAGCGTTTAACGGAATACCACGATTTGGATGCGGTATATCAGAAAATCCGTCACGCTAATAGCAATACACAAACGGGCAGCGCACCCGTATCTACGTTTTCTCTCGAACCATCATCGGAAGTGCTCTCTAATGATGACGAAATGAAACTGGCAGAGCTGATTTCACTAGAGGAAAAACTGGCGACAGATTTGCAACGCAAGGCTGCACACCAGAAACCGATATTACAGCAGCAATGGCGTGAGCGAGTAGCCCAGTTGCGTCGACAATTGTCGTTGGATTGA
- a CDS encoding ABC transporter permease, whose amino-acid sequence MNSALLNLMKTQFRQYIREPEILFWSFGFPLLLVWLLGVSFSSQDIPEREIGIVLPVEAVEQQQVKQWGEQLTAQEHMISGIINKKEIKRERLVKVRYNITYYPDHESVVRGLKRGDIQMFIEQDKEGKRVHYLDPQNSDALLTYYLLNQQEGIEVEKNLFILETPGLRYVDFLVPGLLAMAIMETCLIAVGWALAEKRITRVTRQMCITPMRKSTFLLAHILSCLLISITEILIIYLFADLYFDVEIQGSFYAFLLLMLTGNICFSGVAVLVASRARKAQTANGLLEVSILIQVLLSGIFFSYKNFPQWMANIIEYLPLTILADNMRKVFIEGGDLLQAVPAAIILSVIGIVTFVLGMKIFRWY is encoded by the coding sequence ATGAATAGTGCACTGCTCAACTTGATGAAAACTCAATTCCGGCAATATATCCGTGAGCCGGAAATTTTGTTCTGGTCGTTTGGTTTTCCTCTATTGCTGGTCTGGCTACTAGGGGTTTCGTTCTCCTCTCAGGACATTCCCGAAAGAGAAATCGGCATCGTGCTGCCTGTGGAAGCCGTAGAACAGCAGCAAGTCAAACAGTGGGGAGAGCAGCTTACTGCGCAGGAGCACATGATCTCAGGCATTATCAATAAAAAAGAAATCAAGCGTGAAAGGCTGGTCAAAGTTCGGTACAACATCACCTACTATCCTGATCATGAGTCTGTCGTGCGCGGGCTGAAGCGAGGGGATATCCAGATGTTCATTGAACAGGATAAAGAGGGAAAACGTGTCCATTACCTTGACCCACAGAACAGCGACGCCTTACTGACCTATTACCTGCTTAACCAGCAAGAGGGAATAGAGGTTGAAAAAAACCTGTTTATACTGGAAACACCGGGACTGCGCTATGTGGATTTTCTGGTACCGGGCTTACTGGCAATGGCGATTATGGAGACTTGCCTGATTGCGGTTGGCTGGGCACTGGCGGAAAAGCGCATCACACGGGTCACTCGTCAGATGTGCATTACCCCGATGCGCAAATCCACATTCCTGCTGGCGCATATCCTTTCCTGCCTTTTGATCAGCATTACCGAGATATTAATCATCTACCTGTTTGCAGACCTCTATTTTGATGTAGAAATACAAGGCTCGTTTTACGCTTTCCTGCTCTTGATGCTCACGGGGAATATTTGCTTTTCCGGTGTGGCAGTGCTGGTGGCATCCCGCGCCCGCAAAGCCCAAACCGCGAATGGATTGTTGGAAGTTTCCATTTTGATTCAGGTTTTGTTGTCAGGGATTTTTTTCAGTTACAAAAACTTCCCGCAGTGGATGGCGAATATTATTGAATACCTGCCATTAACCATTCTGGCCGACAATATGCGCAAAGTATTTATTGAAGGTGGTGATTTATTGCAGGCCGTGCCCGCAGCAATCATCTTGAGTGTCATTGGGATTGTGACATTTGTGTTGGGTATGAAAATATTTCGCTGGTATTGA
- a CDS encoding ABC transporter ATP-binding protein translates to MGIQHNEKVIEFEQVKKHYKDYQALKGISLDVYRGEFLGLLGPNGAGKTTLVEILEGLKTPDSGSVRVLGKTWQQDAPYLRQHLSGVLQQTLFIDKLSVEETLNLFGSFYGCSRKRAQEVMELVELEEKRKTYVEGLSGGQRQRLALGVSIINEPEILILDEPTTGLDPRIRHDTWDILRKLNREKHSTMILTTHYMEEAEYLCDRICIMNKGEIITQGSMDELLKKHCDGDLIEFRTHFPDRLQVLSQHAQVLNYEYDERKDKICMLIEDSTSFVAHLFEFAKQVEVDIIELMVRKKTLDDLFMTLAGRRLHE, encoded by the coding sequence ATGGGTATTCAACACAACGAGAAAGTGATTGAGTTTGAACAGGTCAAGAAGCACTACAAGGACTATCAAGCGCTAAAAGGAATTTCCCTGGATGTCTATCGCGGAGAGTTCCTGGGTCTGCTTGGTCCGAATGGGGCGGGTAAAACGACACTGGTCGAAATACTGGAAGGGCTGAAAACGCCGGATTCAGGCTCGGTTCGGGTATTAGGCAAAACATGGCAGCAGGACGCGCCTTACCTGCGTCAGCACCTCAGCGGTGTCTTACAGCAGACCCTGTTTATCGATAAGCTCAGTGTAGAAGAAACACTTAACCTGTTTGGCAGCTTTTATGGTTGTTCACGTAAACGAGCGCAGGAGGTGATGGAACTGGTCGAGCTGGAAGAAAAACGCAAAACCTATGTAGAGGGGTTATCCGGTGGTCAGCGTCAGCGTCTCGCATTGGGTGTGTCCATCATCAATGAGCCGGAAATCCTGATCCTGGACGAACCCACCACGGGGCTTGACCCGCGCATTCGTCATGATACTTGGGATATCCTGCGTAAGCTCAACCGTGAAAAGCACTCAACTATGATCTTAACTACCCACTATATGGAGGAAGCTGAGTATCTCTGTGATCGCATTTGTATCATGAATAAGGGAGAAATTATCACACAGGGCAGTATGGATGAGTTGTTGAAAAAACACTGCGATGGCGATCTCATTGAATTCCGTACCCATTTTCCTGACCGCTTGCAGGTACTGAGTCAACATGCTCAAGTCTTAAACTATGAGTACGATGAAAGGAAAGATAAGATCTGTATGCTGATTGAAGATTCCACCAGTTTTGTTGCTCATCTTTTTGAGTTTGCCAAACAAGTCGAGGTTGACATCATTGAACTGATGGTCAGGAAGAAAACGCTGGATGACTTGTTCATGACTTTGGCCGGGAGAAGGTTACATGAATAG
- a CDS encoding AMP-binding protein codes for MKFAGGRMHMQKHTFQPKAPLEQKQLRLTQTLHQAFEQKVQRYPHAIVLNTENGLGLTYEQFNQRANQLAHYILQIKQQMGETDAFSPVIGICLEHDEEMLVSILAILKAGLAYLPINSTHGAERIGFYIEDAGVKLVIGVLQYQSLFDESKVDYLCIDSEKAFIQTMPLHNPDVSIHSDSLACIAYVSKTAGVSKSVDISHTSAMRLSAMRLLRAEKHHLDLTENNSTENDIWTLLDASTFEVHTMGK; via the coding sequence ATGAAATTTGCCGGAGGTCGTATGCATATGCAAAAACATACATTTCAACCCAAAGCCCCCCTGGAGCAAAAACAGTTGAGATTGACTCAGACATTGCATCAGGCGTTTGAGCAGAAGGTACAGCGCTATCCACACGCCATTGTGCTGAATACTGAGAACGGGTTGGGGCTGACTTATGAGCAGTTTAATCAGCGAGCCAATCAACTGGCGCACTATATCCTGCAAATCAAACAGCAGATGGGGGAAACGGACGCCTTTTCACCCGTTATCGGAATCTGTCTGGAGCATGATGAAGAGATGCTGGTATCCATTCTGGCAATCCTGAAAGCGGGACTGGCTTACCTGCCCATTAACAGCACCCATGGAGCGGAAAGAATCGGTTTTTACATTGAAGATGCGGGTGTCAAGCTTGTCATTGGCGTCTTGCAGTATCAATCACTATTTGATGAAAGTAAGGTAGATTACCTCTGCATTGACAGCGAAAAAGCCTTTATCCAGACCATGCCATTACATAACCCGGATGTGAGTATTCATTCTGACTCATTGGCTTGTATCGCCTACGTATCTAAGACTGCCGGTGTCTCGAAAAGCGTTGACATATCCCATACCAGCGCGATGCGACTGAGTGCCATGAGATTGCTTCGTGCTGAGAAACATCATCTTGATTTGACAGAAAATAACTCGACAGAAAATGACATTTGGACACTGCTTGACGCCAGTACTTTTGAAGTTCACACGATGGGAAAATGA
- a CDS encoding amidohydrolase produces the protein MIEQNLKVTLVQTDLVWENAEQNREHIEQHIDQITGSDLIILPEMFTTGFSMKPQAIAETMTGPSIQWMKAMAAKKDCAIVGSIIITENQRFYNRLLWVNPDGSVAHYDKKHLFTFAQEDHEYTAGNAPLVVNFKGWKIAAFICYDLRFPVWSRNVNGHYDAAIYIASWPARRSAHWCSLLQARAIENQSYIIGVNRVGQDGNQLDYDGHTMLIDPLGEILLHEMNHEVVKTVHLSLSHVQGVRERFPFLKDADLFVLNNDVLGNDT, from the coding sequence ATGATTGAACAAAATCTTAAGGTGACGTTGGTTCAAACCGATTTGGTTTGGGAAAATGCAGAACAAAACCGTGAACATATCGAACAGCACATCGATCAGATCACAGGTAGTGATCTGATTATCTTACCGGAGATGTTTACCACGGGTTTCAGCATGAAGCCACAGGCCATTGCTGAGACAATGACAGGGCCAAGTATTCAGTGGATGAAGGCGATGGCTGCCAAGAAAGATTGTGCCATTGTCGGCAGCATCATTATCACGGAAAACCAGCGCTTTTATAACCGTCTGCTGTGGGTTAATCCCGATGGCTCTGTCGCTCATTATGACAAAAAACATCTCTTTACTTTCGCCCAGGAAGATCACGAATACACCGCAGGCAATGCCCCGCTGGTGGTGAATTTTAAGGGTTGGAAAATCGCTGCCTTTATCTGTTATGACCTGCGTTTCCCCGTCTGGTCGCGTAACGTCAATGGTCATTATGATGCGGCGATCTACATCGCCAGCTGGCCGGCAAGACGTTCGGCTCACTGGTGCTCGCTTCTTCAGGCTCGCGCCATTGAAAACCAGAGCTACATTATCGGGGTTAACCGTGTTGGGCAGGATGGCAACCAACTAGACTATGACGGCCACACCATGTTGATCGACCCACTGGGTGAAATACTGCTGCACGAAATGAATCACGAAGTGGTGAAAACTGTGCATCTGTCACTCTCCCATGTGCAGGGTGTCAGGGAACGTTTCCCATTTCTGAAAGATGCTGATCTCTTTGTTTTGAACAACGATGTGTTAGGAAATGATACCTAA
- a CDS encoding thioester reductase domain-containing protein: MFDHNKKDVSSILLTGATGVMGGRILLEILTTTDIEVYCLIRAENSQQAMERLKGILFAYDQEKQSEHTHHRIIPVLGDVSKKRLGLTQELYRELADKVDRVIHCAANVSLVASYKKIAPVNVQGTQNVIDFCLRGNVAMLHASSFSMAGDRLYKDGFVLHETDLDVGQRFDDMDYERSKFESEKIIHSAGKKGLKWVIVRPGNIWGESTNGRYPLAHTKVKGIYYEMVKALVETGLTFNAQDDFDITPVDYVAEASLYAIFNIEKFNGKTLNLTNPNPITFNDIVSFLRDFGYRIDTINMNDYMEALSQNRLYRYDQPYRSVFTDLLGLFYSGMELTEKAKYSTQLTTELLSGSGIQCPLSDRTLLFHYFNYLVECEFIAPPQQQGERAEIREASVRGSYLEQLFDADL, translated from the coding sequence ATGTTCGACCATAATAAAAAGGACGTCAGTAGTATCTTGCTTACCGGTGCAACTGGCGTGATGGGGGGAAGGATCCTTCTGGAAATTCTGACGACGACGGATATTGAGGTTTACTGTCTGATACGGGCAGAAAACAGCCAGCAGGCAATGGAACGTCTGAAAGGTATCTTGTTTGCTTATGATCAGGAAAAACAAAGTGAGCACACTCATCATCGGATTATTCCGGTACTGGGGGATGTCTCTAAAAAAAGATTGGGGCTGACACAAGAGCTTTACCGCGAACTGGCTGACAAAGTTGACCGGGTCATTCATTGCGCTGCTAACGTTAGTCTTGTGGCGTCTTATAAAAAGATTGCGCCTGTTAACGTGCAGGGGACACAGAATGTCATTGATTTCTGTCTCCGGGGCAATGTAGCGATGTTGCATGCTTCCAGTTTCAGCATGGCAGGGGATCGCCTGTATAAGGACGGTTTTGTCCTGCATGAAACAGATCTGGACGTGGGGCAACGATTTGATGACATGGATTACGAACGCTCCAAATTTGAGTCCGAAAAAATTATTCACAGTGCCGGAAAAAAAGGGCTGAAGTGGGTGATTGTGCGCCCGGGCAACATTTGGGGAGAAAGTACAAATGGGCGTTACCCATTAGCGCATACGAAGGTCAAGGGCATTTATTACGAAATGGTTAAGGCATTAGTGGAAACTGGTCTGACGTTCAATGCACAGGACGATTTTGATATCACTCCTGTGGATTACGTGGCGGAAGCCTCGCTGTATGCCATTTTCAATATTGAGAAATTTAATGGGAAGACGCTTAATCTGACTAATCCTAACCCGATTACGTTCAATGATATCGTCTCTTTCCTGCGTGATTTTGGTTATCGTATTGATACCATTAACATGAATGATTACATGGAAGCACTGTCACAAAACCGTCTGTACCGTTATGACCAGCCTTATCGCTCGGTTTTTACCGATCTGCTGGGGCTATTTTATTCCGGCATGGAACTGACCGAAAAAGCCAAATATTCCACACAACTGACAACTGAATTACTCAGTGGCAGTGGAATTCAGTGCCCCCTGTCGGATAGAACGTTACTTTTCCATTACTTCAATTACCTGGTCGAATGTGAGTTTATTGCGCCGCCACAACAGCAGGGAGAAAGGGCTGAAATACGGGAAGCATCTGTACGGGGGAGTTATCTGGAACAACTGTTTGATGCTGATTTGTAA